A genome region from Jeongeupia sp. HS-3 includes the following:
- the pepN gene encoding aminopeptidase N: protein MPQPRQAIRRLDYTAPAYLIDCVDLTFELDDTATRVASRLVIQRNAETKADTPLVLHGESLSLASIKLDGVPLAADAFTHADDTLTIPAMPDTAILEIVTLINPQANTELSGLYQSSGNFITQCEAEGFRRISFYLDRPDVMAKFTTTIIADKAKYPVLLSNGNRVGEGTLDKNRHWVKWVDPFKKPAYLFALVAGRFVSLAGNHTTRSGRQVAIEIYVEPGNVDRCHHALAAVQKAMAWDEQRFGLEYDLDTYMIVATSDFNMGAMENKGLNVFNSKYVLAKPETATDADFDGIDSVVAHEYFHNWTGNRVTCRDWFQLSLKEGLTVYRDQEFSSDLGSRAVQRIQNVRGLREYQFAEDAGPQAHPVRPDEYQEINNFYTWTVYEKGSEVVRMYATLLGIDGFRRGMDLYFKRHDGQAVTCDDFRTAMVDANNADLAQFARWYSQAGTPVLDVEGVYDDAAQTYTLTVTQSCPATPGQDVKLPFHIPLALGLLDRRGQELPLQLADEAEAIGNSRVFELRQPVETFRFVNVPCHPVPSLLRDFSAPVKLVYPYSDDDLIFLMAHDNDAFARWEAANQYATQLLLARYRAGETDTPAPEKFVAAMAAVLANPQLDPALAALMLTLPSEAALFEALSDVDPQKLCAVRQGLKEALARSLRAQLLATYQKLNDGAPYRYDGAAVAARALKNVCLDYLGELDEPLTAELLASQYRHADNMTDRLAALKVLAQRDDGEPFVDDFGKVWQDDALVMDKWFALQASCSRPGALSTVQALMNHHAFSLKNPNKVRALIGAFCQQNLAHFHALDGYGYAFAADRIIELDKLNPQIAARLASCFNRWTRLEPQRRALMRAELERISREPGLSGDTFEIASKALSAGT, encoded by the coding sequence ATGCCTCAGCCGCGCCAAGCCATTCGTCGTCTCGATTACACCGCTCCCGCCTATCTGATCGACTGCGTCGATCTGACCTTCGAACTCGACGACACCGCCACCCGCGTCGCCAGCCGTCTGGTGATCCAGCGCAATGCCGAAACCAAGGCCGATACGCCCTTGGTGCTGCATGGCGAGTCGCTATCGCTGGCCTCGATCAAGCTTGATGGCGTGCCCTTGGCAGCCGACGCCTTCACCCACGCCGACGATACCCTGACGATTCCGGCGATGCCCGATACGGCGATTCTTGAAATCGTTACCCTCATCAACCCGCAAGCCAATACCGAGCTTTCGGGCCTGTACCAATCGAGCGGCAACTTCATCACCCAGTGCGAGGCCGAGGGCTTTCGCCGCATCTCCTTCTACCTTGATCGCCCTGATGTGATGGCCAAGTTCACCACGACCATCATCGCCGACAAGGCCAAGTATCCGGTACTGCTGTCCAACGGCAACCGCGTCGGTGAAGGCACGCTCGACAAGAACCGCCACTGGGTCAAATGGGTCGATCCGTTCAAGAAGCCGGCGTATCTGTTCGCGCTGGTCGCCGGGCGCTTTGTCTCGCTCGCCGGCAACCACACCACGCGCTCCGGCCGCCAGGTGGCGATTGAAATTTACGTCGAGCCCGGCAATGTCGATCGTTGCCATCACGCCTTGGCAGCGGTGCAAAAAGCCATGGCATGGGACGAACAACGCTTCGGCCTTGAATATGATCTGGACACCTACATGATCGTCGCGACCAGCGATTTCAACATGGGTGCAATGGAGAACAAGGGCCTGAACGTGTTCAACAGCAAATACGTGCTGGCCAAGCCCGAGACCGCGACCGATGCCGATTTCGACGGCATCGATTCGGTGGTGGCGCACGAGTACTTCCACAACTGGACCGGCAACCGTGTGACCTGCCGCGACTGGTTCCAGTTGAGCTTGAAAGAAGGCCTCACCGTCTACCGCGATCAGGAATTCAGCAGTGATCTGGGCAGCCGCGCGGTGCAACGCATTCAGAACGTTCGCGGCCTGCGCGAATACCAGTTCGCCGAAGATGCCGGCCCGCAAGCGCACCCGGTTCGTCCGGACGAGTACCAGGAAATCAACAACTTCTATACCTGGACCGTGTACGAGAAAGGATCGGAAGTCGTGCGCATGTACGCGACGCTGCTCGGCATCGACGGCTTCCGCCGCGGCATGGATCTGTATTTCAAGCGTCACGATGGCCAGGCGGTAACCTGCGACGACTTCCGCACCGCGATGGTAGACGCCAATAACGCCGATCTGGCGCAGTTCGCCCGCTGGTACAGCCAGGCCGGCACGCCGGTACTCGACGTCGAGGGCGTTTACGACGATGCCGCGCAAACCTACACGCTGACGGTGACGCAATCGTGCCCCGCTACGCCGGGGCAGGATGTGAAGCTGCCATTCCATATTCCGCTGGCGCTGGGCTTGCTGGATCGTCGTGGCCAGGAGCTGCCACTGCAGCTCGCCGACGAAGCCGAAGCCATTGGCAACAGCCGCGTGTTCGAGCTGCGCCAGCCGGTTGAAACCTTCCGCTTCGTCAATGTTCCGTGTCACCCGGTACCGTCGTTGCTGCGTGATTTCTCGGCACCGGTGAAACTGGTTTATCCGTACAGCGATGATGACCTCATCTTCCTGATGGCCCACGACAACGATGCTTTCGCCCGCTGGGAAGCCGCCAATCAGTACGCAACGCAATTGCTGCTGGCGCGCTACCGCGCCGGTGAAACCGACACACCGGCACCGGAGAAATTCGTCGCCGCGATGGCCGCCGTGCTGGCCAACCCGCAACTCGACCCGGCGCTGGCGGCACTGATGCTGACCTTGCCGAGCGAAGCGGCGCTGTTTGAAGCGCTATCCGATGTCGACCCACAAAAGCTGTGCGCGGTACGCCAGGGTCTGAAGGAAGCGCTGGCGCGCAGCCTGCGAGCGCAACTGCTGGCGACTTACCAGAAGCTCAACGATGGCGCGCCGTATCGCTACGACGGCGCCGCCGTTGCCGCCCGCGCCCTCAAGAACGTTTGCCTCGACTATCTGGGCGAACTCGACGAACCGCTGACCGCCGAGTTGCTCGCCAGCCAGTATCGCCATGCCGACAATATGACCGACCGGCTCGCCGCGCTGAAAGTACTGGCGCAACGCGATGATGGCGAGCCCTTTGTCGACGATTTCGGCAAGGTCTGGCAGGACGACGCCTTGGTGATGGATAAATGGTTCGCGCTGCAGGCAAGCTGCAGCCGCCCCGGCGCGCTCTCGACGGTGCAGGCGTTGATGAATCACCACGCGTTCTCGCTCAAGAATCCGAACAAGGTGCGCGCGCTGATCGGCGCGTTCTGCCAGCAGAACCTGGCGCACTTTCACGCGCTCGACGGTTATGGCTACGCATTTGCCGCCGACCGGATCATCGAACTCGACAAGCTCAACCCGCAAATCGCCGCGCGCCTCGCCTCGTGTTTCAACCGCTGGACTCGACTGGAGCCACAGCGCCGCGCACTGATGCGCGCCGAGCTGGAGCGCATCAGCCGCGAGCCGGGGTTGTCGGGTGATACCTTCGAGATCGCCAGCAAGGCACTGAGCGCGGGCACATAA
- a CDS encoding nitrite/sulfite reductase, with protein sequence MYVYDELDQKIVDQRVAQFRDQTRRYLAGELTEEEFRPLRLQNGLYIQRHAPMLRVAVPYGELASRQVRVLAKIARTYDRDYGHFTTRQNLQYNWPKLEDVPDILAELATVQMHAIQTSGNCIRNTTTDQFAGVAHDELVDPRPWCEIIREWSTFHPEFAHLPRKFKIAVNGAVEDRAAIRVHDIGIIVARNEAGVVGFQIYVGGGLGRTPIVGSLIKPWLEQEHLLSYLDAVLRVYNRYGRRDNKYKARIKILVKAMTPEAFGAKVEQEWAHLKDGPMTLTRGEIDRVAKFFTAPAYEQFPGDDAGFLAARSETKAFGRWVERNVFGHKQAGYACVTLSLKAPGVAPGDVSGDQLDAIADLADKYSFGELRASHEQNLILPYVKQADLLALWNELKAQGLATPTVGLLTDVVCCPGGDFCSLANAKSIPIALAIQERFDNLDYLHDLGEIDLNMSGCMNACGHHHVGNIGILGVDKNGSEWYQVSLGGRQGSGASIGKVIGPSFAQDEMPDVIEKIINVFVEAREGEEPFIDVFDRIGAEPFKARVYPAKAAKAPKEAVDA encoded by the coding sequence ATGTACGTTTACGACGAACTCGACCAGAAAATCGTGGATCAGCGCGTAGCGCAGTTCCGGGATCAGACTCGCCGCTACCTCGCGGGCGAGCTGACCGAAGAAGAATTCCGGCCGCTGCGCTTGCAGAACGGCCTGTATATCCAGCGCCATGCGCCGATGCTGCGGGTGGCGGTGCCGTATGGCGAGCTCGCCAGCCGCCAGGTGCGCGTGCTTGCCAAGATTGCCCGCACCTACGACCGCGACTATGGCCACTTCACTACGCGGCAGAACCTGCAGTACAACTGGCCCAAGCTGGAAGACGTGCCGGATATCCTCGCCGAGCTGGCGACGGTGCAAATGCACGCGATCCAGACCTCGGGCAACTGCATCCGCAACACCACCACCGACCAGTTTGCCGGCGTGGCGCACGATGAGCTTGTCGATCCGCGCCCGTGGTGCGAAATCATCCGCGAGTGGAGCACCTTCCACCCGGAATTCGCCCATTTGCCGCGCAAGTTCAAGATCGCCGTCAATGGCGCCGTCGAGGATCGCGCAGCGATTCGGGTGCACGACATCGGCATCATCGTGGCCAGGAACGAGGCCGGTGTGGTCGGCTTCCAGATTTACGTCGGCGGTGGCCTTGGCCGCACGCCGATCGTCGGCAGCCTGATCAAGCCGTGGCTGGAACAGGAGCACCTGCTGTCGTACCTGGATGCCGTGCTGCGTGTGTACAACCGCTACGGCCGCCGCGACAACAAGTACAAGGCGCGGATCAAGATTCTGGTCAAGGCGATGACGCCGGAAGCCTTCGGCGCCAAGGTCGAGCAGGAATGGGCGCATCTGAAAGATGGCCCGATGACGCTGACCCGTGGCGAAATCGACCGCGTGGCGAAATTTTTCACCGCCCCGGCGTATGAGCAATTTCCCGGTGACGATGCCGGTTTCCTTGCCGCGCGCAGCGAGACCAAGGCTTTCGGCCGCTGGGTCGAGCGCAATGTGTTCGGTCACAAGCAAGCCGGTTACGCCTGTGTGACCTTGTCGCTGAAAGCACCGGGCGTTGCGCCGGGCGACGTCAGCGGCGATCAGCTCGACGCCATCGCCGATCTGGCCGATAAATACTCGTTTGGCGAGCTGCGTGCCAGCCACGAACAGAATTTGATCCTGCCATACGTGAAACAGGCCGACCTGCTGGCACTGTGGAACGAGCTCAAGGCGCAGGGCCTGGCGACGCCGACGGTGGGTTTGCTCACCGACGTGGTGTGCTGTCCCGGTGGCGACTTCTGCTCGCTGGCGAATGCCAAGTCGATCCCGATCGCGCTGGCGATCCAGGAGCGTTTCGACAACCTCGATTACCTGCACGACCTTGGCGAAATCGACCTGAACATGTCGGGTTGCATGAACGCCTGTGGTCACCATCATGTCGGCAATATCGGCATCCTCGGCGTCGATAAGAACGGTTCCGAGTGGTATCAGGTCTCGCTGGGCGGGCGTCAGGGCAGTGGCGCCAGCATCGGCAAGGTGATCGGCCCGTCGTTCGCGCAGGACGAAATGCCCGATGTGATCGAAAAAATCATCAATGTCTTCGTTGAAGCGCGCGAAGGTGAAGAACCGTTTATCGACGTGTTCGACCGGATCGGTGCCGAGCCGTTCAAGGCGCGCGTTTACCCGGCCAAGGCCGCCAAGGCACCGAAGGAGGCCGTCGATGCCTAA
- a CDS encoding DUF934 domain-containing protein, producing MPKLIVDRQIVDNTATLLRNDEAGEFAAVPAAGTVIVPLAQYLAQKAALTARGEFGVWFGPDDEPEALGADAASLSLIAVEFPAFTDGRGFSIGRLLRERYGFAGELRAFGDVFKDTLNYLTRCGFNAFVIREDKDIDEALKGLDDFTESYQSSVAQPMPLFRRRQLG from the coding sequence ATGCCTAAGTTGATTGTGGATCGGCAGATTGTCGACAATACCGCTACGTTGCTGCGCAACGACGAAGCCGGCGAGTTCGCCGCAGTTCCGGCTGCCGGCACGGTGATCGTGCCGCTGGCGCAGTATCTGGCTCAAAAAGCGGCGCTGACCGCCCGTGGCGAGTTCGGTGTCTGGTTCGGGCCGGACGACGAACCCGAGGCACTAGGGGCCGACGCGGCAAGCCTGAGCCTGATCGCCGTCGAATTCCCGGCGTTCACCGATGGCCGCGGTTTCTCGATCGGTCGTCTGTTGCGCGAGCGTTATGGTTTCGCCGGTGAGTTGCGTGCGTTTGGTGATGTGTTCAAGGACACGCTCAATTACCTGACCCGCTGCGGCTTCAACGCCTTCGTGATTCGCGAGGACAAGGATATCGACGAGGCGCTCAAGGGGCTGGATGATTTCACCGAGTCCTACCAAAGCAGCGTCGCGCAGCCGATGCCGCTGTTCCGTCGTCGCCAGCTCGGCTGA
- a CDS encoding MarR family winged helix-turn-helix transcriptional regulator, with translation MKVDKDARLLRELIYRFFMEERDQLAKLDLGQNSRIIEMMYRVGPITQSELGQILNFEKSWISRMVDQLVAEGWVERTPNPQDRRSKILILTEAGQAHAREIGVMFDAHSRQVLDRLDEAGLANVLRAMTHLSQALPSRYGKL, from the coding sequence ATGAAAGTGGACAAGGACGCACGGCTGTTACGGGAGCTGATCTATCGCTTCTTCATGGAAGAGCGAGACCAGCTCGCCAAGCTCGACCTGGGCCAGAACAGCCGGATCATCGAAATGATGTATCGCGTTGGGCCGATAACCCAGTCGGAGCTGGGGCAGATCCTCAATTTCGAGAAAAGCTGGATCAGCCGGATGGTCGATCAGCTGGTCGCCGAGGGCTGGGTTGAACGCACGCCCAACCCGCAAGACCGTCGCAGCAAGATCCTGATCCTGACCGAGGCCGGTCAGGCGCACGCGCGCGAGATCGGCGTGATGTTCGATGCGCATTCCCGTCAGGTGCTCGATCGCCTGGACGAGGCCGGGCTGGCCAATGTCCTGCGCGCCATGACGCATTTGTCGCAGGCGCTGCCATCGCGCTACGGCAAGCTTTAG
- a CDS encoding MDR family MFS transporter, producing the protein MSGICLVMMLIALDQTVVGTALPRVVAELQGYALYPWVASAYLMTNAVMIAITGRLGDLYGRKPFVLAAIVLFTLASVLCGMSQSMLQLVLARALQGIGGGMLAGAAFASVSDLFPDPMQRVRWQAMLSATFGIATAMGPALGGWLTEHLGWRSVFYVNLPIGLLALPVVWRYLPHVLNHDGDDRSIDWLGAVLLAASFCAILFTTERIGIMGLLNPWLWAMLAGTALVCWLFIRHQRRSRAPIIPPRLFIERAVRQLCALGFLTGLVMFVLIFYAPLLLQGGFGLSPNTAGVLVTPLLVSITIGSIINGRLVPRLPQPEKLISWGLLVLMFGAAMLATLNHATPHWLMSLGFAVCGLSLGFQLPNLTLQVQAAVARTDVGVASALIQMTRMLGSMIGASAAGMAVDLRYRQQVSELLVGVSNHEVVRLFDSPQLLVRTQDQLQLTQLAAPLGLDAHAMLDGARAALVSGIHLAFAACVVVIVVSYFVARGLPPFVSTLARKPAAG; encoded by the coding sequence ATGAGTGGCATCTGTCTGGTGATGATGCTGATCGCGCTGGATCAGACCGTCGTCGGCACTGCCTTGCCGCGCGTTGTCGCCGAGTTGCAGGGTTATGCGCTTTATCCGTGGGTGGCGTCGGCCTATCTGATGACCAACGCGGTGATGATCGCGATCACCGGCCGTCTCGGCGATCTGTACGGCCGCAAACCCTTTGTGCTGGCGGCGATCGTGCTGTTCACGCTGGCTTCGGTCTTGTGCGGCATGTCGCAGAGCATGCTGCAGCTGGTGCTGGCGCGTGCCTTGCAAGGCATCGGCGGCGGCATGCTAGCCGGTGCGGCGTTCGCGTCGGTCAGCGATCTCTTTCCCGATCCGATGCAACGCGTGCGCTGGCAGGCAATGTTGTCGGCAACCTTCGGCATTGCCACGGCGATGGGGCCGGCGCTCGGTGGCTGGCTGACCGAACATCTGGGCTGGCGCAGTGTGTTCTACGTGAACCTGCCGATCGGCCTCTTGGCGCTGCCGGTGGTCTGGCGCTATCTGCCGCACGTGCTCAATCACGATGGCGATGATCGTTCGATCGACTGGCTCGGCGCTGTGCTGCTGGCCGCCTCGTTCTGCGCCATCCTGTTCACCACCGAACGCATCGGCATCATGGGGCTGTTGAACCCGTGGCTGTGGGCGATGCTCGCCGGTACCGCCCTGGTGTGTTGGCTGTTCATCCGCCATCAGCGCCGCAGCCGCGCGCCGATCATTCCGCCGCGGTTGTTTATCGAGCGCGCGGTGCGGCAGTTGTGTGCGCTGGGCTTTCTCACCGGTCTGGTGATGTTCGTGCTGATTTTCTATGCGCCGCTGTTGCTGCAGGGCGGCTTTGGCCTGTCGCCGAACACCGCTGGCGTGCTGGTCACGCCCCTCTTGGTCAGCATCACCATCGGCAGCATCATCAACGGTCGCTTGGTGCCGCGCCTGCCGCAGCCGGAAAAGCTGATTTCCTGGGGGCTGCTGGTGTTGATGTTCGGCGCGGCGATGCTGGCGACGCTGAATCACGCCACGCCGCACTGGTTGATGTCGCTGGGCTTCGCCGTGTGTGGCCTGAGCCTGGGATTCCAGCTGCCGAATCTGACCTTGCAGGTACAGGCCGCCGTCGCGCGCACCGATGTCGGCGTGGCCTCGGCGCTGATCCAGATGACGCGGATGCTCGGCAGCATGATCGGCGCCAGCGCCGCCGGGATGGCGGTCGATCTGCGCTACCGGCAGCAGGTGTCCGAATTGCTCGTGGGCGTCAGCAACCACGAGGTCGTGCGTTTGTTCGATAGTCCGCAGCTGCTGGTGCGCACGCAGGATCAACTGCAGCTGACGCAACTGGCTGCACCGCTGGGGCTGGATGCCCATGCCATGCTTGATGGTGCCCGCGCCGCGCTGGTCAGCGGTATTCATCTGGCGTTCGCTGCCTGCGTGGTGGTGATCGTCGTGAGTTATTTTGTTGCCCGCGGGCTGCCGCCGTTCGTGTCGACGCTGGCGCGCAAGCCGGCGGCAGGCTGA
- a CDS encoding peptidoglycan DD-metalloendopeptidase family protein yields the protein MALAVLLAACAGTPDAGPAPAGFYRVAQGDTLWRIATKNGRSVAEIRRWNKLNGNDIQTGQLLRVTPPGTAASSGSAAVSKPEPAPAKPAVEMQLAWPVPGKVVSRYNGSTIKGVVLAAQPGEPVKAAAAGKVMYAGSGIRSYGNLIVIKHNARVITVYAYNSQLLVKDGASVQAGQVIAKAGGSAGVPNDKVHFEVRVDGKAVDPQPYLPPR from the coding sequence ATGGCGCTCGCCGTACTGCTGGCGGCCTGCGCCGGTACGCCCGATGCCGGCCCGGCGCCGGCCGGTTTTTATCGCGTCGCCCAGGGCGATACCCTGTGGCGGATCGCCACCAAGAACGGTCGCAGCGTGGCCGAGATCAGGCGCTGGAACAAACTCAACGGCAACGATATCCAGACCGGACAGCTTTTGCGGGTGACGCCACCGGGCACCGCTGCAAGTAGCGGTTCCGCAGCGGTGAGCAAGCCCGAGCCCGCGCCAGCGAAACCGGCCGTCGAGATGCAGCTGGCGTGGCCGGTGCCGGGGAAGGTCGTGTCGCGATATAACGGCAGCACCATCAAGGGGGTCGTCCTCGCGGCGCAGCCGGGTGAGCCAGTCAAGGCGGCGGCCGCCGGCAAGGTGATGTACGCGGGCAGCGGCATTCGCAGTTACGGCAATCTGATCGTGATCAAGCACAACGCCCGGGTGATTACCGTCTACGCGTACAACAGCCAGTTGCTGGTCAAGGACGGCGCCAGCGTTCAGGCCGGGCAGGTGATTGCCAAGGCTGGCGGTAGCGCGGGTGTGCCGAACGACAAGGTGCATTTCGAGGTGCGTGTCGACGGCAAGGCGGTTGACCCGCAGCCGTATCTGCCGCCGCGCTAA
- a CDS encoding uracil-DNA glycosylase family protein has product MSRHALDELGLGPIWIRREQLAALAFDTSDADTNEAIEAAEVIAAPAPAPASAQIPTPKPARPSNKAPVIVLPDARTRAAPAKIETSQDDARSREIATLDWDVLEEKIRACTACGLCEGRIQAVPGVGDRTARLLIIGEAPGAEEDKQGEPFVGAAGKLLDNMLAAIGEKRGDGVYIANVLKCRPPGNRNPQPAEVAECAPFLARQIALIQPTVIFAVGRFAIQALLKTDAPISALRGKVHRHGEIPVVISYHPAYLLRNLPDKAKAWQDLLLLADQLTEHPRK; this is encoded by the coding sequence ATGAGCCGGCATGCCCTCGACGAGCTCGGCCTCGGGCCGATCTGGATACGCCGCGAACAACTTGCCGCGCTGGCTTTCGATACGTCCGACGCCGATACGAATGAAGCGATTGAAGCGGCCGAAGTGATTGCAGCGCCCGCGCCGGCACCGGCGAGTGCGCAAATCCCGACACCCAAGCCGGCCCGGCCCTCGAACAAGGCGCCGGTGATCGTGCTGCCGGATGCGCGCACGCGCGCCGCACCGGCCAAAATCGAAACATCGCAGGATGACGCGCGCAGCCGCGAGATCGCGACGCTGGATTGGGATGTACTGGAAGAGAAAATCCGTGCCTGCACCGCCTGCGGTCTATGCGAGGGCCGCATTCAGGCGGTTCCCGGCGTCGGCGACCGGACCGCAAGGCTGCTCATCATCGGCGAAGCACCCGGCGCGGAAGAAGACAAGCAGGGCGAGCCCTTTGTCGGCGCCGCCGGCAAGCTGCTCGACAATATGCTCGCGGCGATTGGTGAAAAACGTGGCGACGGTGTCTACATCGCCAATGTGCTCAAGTGCCGGCCGCCGGGCAATCGCAATCCGCAGCCAGCCGAAGTCGCCGAATGCGCGCCCTTCCTGGCACGGCAGATTGCGTTGATCCAGCCGACGGTGATCTTCGCCGTCGGCCGCTTCGCGATCCAGGCACTGTTGAAAACCGACGCGCCGATCAGCGCGCTACGCGGCAAGGTGCACCGGCATGGCGAGATTCCGGTGGTGATCAGCTATCACCCGGCGTATCTGCTGCGCAATCTGCCCGACAAAGCCAAGGCCTGGCAGGATTTGCTGCTGCTGGCCGATCAACTGACGGAACATCCGCGCAAGTAA
- the rimI gene encoding ribosomal protein S18-alanine N-acetyltransferase has protein sequence MTLRPLGPDDLDLLVALDAATNPHPWSAKLWADALVRDHGIGAIDDDGVLAGFAISSRVLDEAELQLIAVSPAKQRQGLGRLLLKALLAELRQTGTTQLFLEVRAGNTAAQALYAGCGGEVSGRRKGYYPAPNGREDALLYTFTLNGAAQ, from the coding sequence GTGACACTGCGCCCGCTTGGCCCCGACGATCTGGATCTGTTGGTCGCACTTGATGCCGCCACCAACCCTCACCCTTGGTCGGCCAAGCTGTGGGCCGATGCTTTGGTGCGCGATCACGGCATCGGCGCCATCGATGACGATGGCGTACTGGCCGGTTTCGCCATCTCCAGCCGCGTGCTCGACGAGGCCGAACTGCAGCTGATCGCCGTATCGCCGGCCAAGCAGCGCCAGGGGCTCGGCCGCCTGCTGCTGAAGGCCTTGCTGGCCGAGCTGCGCCAGACCGGCACGACACAATTATTTCTGGAAGTGCGCGCCGGCAATACCGCCGCCCAAGCGCTGTACGCCGGCTGCGGCGGTGAAGTCAGCGGCCGACGCAAGGGCTATTACCCGGCGCCCAATGGCCGCGAGGATGCCTTGCTGTACACGTTTACCTTGAACGGAGCGGCGCAATGA
- the tsaB gene encoding tRNA (adenosine(37)-N6)-threonylcarbamoyltransferase complex dimerization subunit type 1 TsaB translates to MAYLALDTSTEHLSLALFHDGHVTAHDWHVGQRHAEQTLPRLEALLAEAGVARADLEGLAFGMGPGSFTGLRIGCGIAQGLGFGLGIPVIGVSTLEALAQGSGAERVIACLDARMQQIYVASYARDESGWQEVGEAVVCNPEALPLPDGDGWTGSGSGFAAYGEVLAMQLGDKLAATQPERFPLARDILALALPRFAAGLGRPAHEATLVYLRDKVALKTHERPVK, encoded by the coding sequence ATGGCCTACCTCGCCCTCGATACCTCCACCGAACATCTTTCGCTCGCCCTCTTTCACGATGGCCACGTCACCGCGCACGACTGGCACGTCGGCCAGCGCCACGCCGAGCAAACGCTGCCCCGGCTCGAAGCGCTGCTGGCCGAGGCCGGCGTGGCCCGCGCCGATCTCGAGGGGCTCGCCTTCGGCATGGGGCCGGGCTCGTTCACCGGCTTGCGCATCGGCTGCGGCATCGCCCAGGGGCTGGGCTTTGGCTTGGGTATTCCGGTGATCGGCGTTTCGACGCTGGAAGCACTGGCGCAAGGCAGCGGCGCCGAGCGGGTGATTGCCTGTCTGGATGCACGCATGCAGCAGATTTATGTTGCCAGTTATGCGCGCGACGAGAGCGGCTGGCAGGAAGTCGGCGAGGCGGTGGTCTGTAATCCCGAGGCGCTGCCACTGCCCGATGGCGATGGCTGGACCGGCAGCGGCAGCGGTTTTGCCGCCTACGGTGAGGTGCTCGCCATGCAGTTGGGCGACAAGCTTGCCGCGACGCAGCCGGAGCGCTTCCCGCTGGCGCGTGACATTCTGGCGCTGGCGCTACCGCGCTTCGCCGCCGGCCTCGGCCGCCCGGCACACGAAGCCACGCTCGTTTACCTGCGCGACAAGGTCGCGCTGAAAACCCACGAGCGCCCGGTCAAGTGA